The Streptomyces sp. NBC_01317 genomic interval TGATGTCGGTGTGGCGGAGGACCTGGTTCATGCCGTCGACGGCGTACGACATGGGCAGGACGTCGGAGATCGCCTCCAGGACGGGCTGCATGGCGGAGCGCGGGGTGAACAGTCCGCACAGCAGCAGCTGGGGGAAGATCACCGCGGGCATGAACTGGACGGCCTGGAACTCGGACGCGGCGAAGGCGGAGACGAACAGGCCGAGCGCGGTGCCGAGCAGGGCGTCGAGGAGCGCGACCAGCAGCAGGAGCCAGGGGGAGCCGACGACGTCGAGGCCGAGGGCCCAGACGGCGAGGCCGGTGGCGAGGGTGGACTGGATGAGGGCGAGCAGGCCGAAGGCGAGGGCGTAGCCGGCGATCAGGTCGCCCTTGCCCAGCGGCATGGCGAGCAGGCGTTCCAGGGTGCCGGAGGTGCGTTCGCGCAGGGTGGCGATCGAGGTCACCAGGAACATGGTGATGAGCGGGAAGATGCCCAGCAGCGAGGCGCCGATGGAGTCGAAGGTGCGCGGGCTGCCGTCGAAGACGTACCGGAGCAGGAAGAGCATCACGCACGGGACGAGGATCATCAGCGCGATGGAGCGCGGGTCGTGGCGGAGCTGGCGCAGGACGCGGGCGGCGGTGGCGAGGGTCCTGGCGGTGGAGAGGGTGCCGCCGAGGCGGGAGCCCGGGGCGGGGGCGCTCGCGGGGCCGGCGCTGTCGCCGGTGGTGCCGGTGAGGGGGGTCGTGGTGCT includes:
- a CDS encoding ABC transporter permease, whose protein sequence is MSTTTPLTGTTGDSAGPASAPAPGSRLGGTLSTARTLATAARVLRQLRHDPRSIALMILVPCVMLFLLRYVFDGSPRTFDSIGASLLGIFPLITMFLVTSIATLRERTSGTLERLLAMPLGKGDLIAGYALAFGLLALIQSTLATGLAVWALGLDVVGSPWLLLLVALLDALLGTALGLFVSAFAASEFQAVQFMPAVIFPQLLLCGLFTPRSAMQPVLEAISDVLPMSYAVDGMNQVLRHTDITGDFVRDALVVAGCALLVLALGAATLRRRTA